The region CAGTAGGGCGTTATGGTGGTGCCCAACACGGCAACGATCGTGACGATGTAGTCCTTTTGCCAAACGAAGCTCGGAACGAAAGTGTGGTAAGCGACCTCCCGCCAGGGGACGTCGACCACAAGGGCGGTGGCAACATAGGCCAACAGCGAAAGTGTCGTCCATTTTAGGATCTCGACGTAACGCGCGTAGCGGGAGAAGATCTCGAGCAAAATACAGCCCACAGCGAAGGCAACAACATAGAGATGTGCCGGACCGCCAATCAAGAGCCGTAGCGCCTCGCCCATGGCACCGAGATCAGCACCGAGATTGATGGTGTTGGCGACGAGCAGCAGGAGGACGATGGCGCGCAAGAGCCACGGTGAGTAATGCCGCCGGATGTTGCCAGCGATCCCCTGGCCGGTGACTCGGCCGATACGGGCGCAGACCTCCTGGATGGCGGCGATCAACGGAAAACTAAACAGCATAACCCAGGTCATGCTATAGCCGAATTGAGCGCCAGTCTGGGAGTAGGTCGCGATGCCGCTTGGATCGTCGTCGGAGGCGCCTGTGATTAGTCCCGGGCCAAGGAGAGCGAGCAGACCGCGCTTGCGGGCGGTCGGGAGCGCAAGTTGCCGAGCAAGTCGCGGTGGGCAGGGGAGCGCTCGTGGATGGTTCAGTTCCGGCTTGGTCATTGAAAATCCAGCAATGGAAACGGGCTGATAGACTTTAGCGATACGTTGTCCCATGGGCCTGATTTGCCCGGGCGACAAGTATCCTAAGGCATAGAAATATAGACGTGCACCCCGAGAGCGCCCGGCCCTATTGACAAGTAAAACCTACGAACGTGACACGGCCGTTCTCGATCTGCGGCCGAGACGATGCATTGACGGTTTGATCCATGTCACCAGATTTCTGGCGGCGC is a window of Methylocapsa sp. D3K7 DNA encoding:
- a CDS encoding divalent metal cation transporter yields the protein MTKPELNHPRALPCPPRLARQLALPTARKRGLLALLGPGLITGASDDDPSGIATYSQTGAQFGYSMTWVMLFSFPLIAAIQEVCARIGRVTGQGIAGNIRRHYSPWLLRAIVLLLLVANTINLGADLGAMGEALRLLIGGPAHLYVVAFAVGCILLEIFSRYARYVEILKWTTLSLLAYVATALVVDVPWREVAYHTFVPSFVWQKDYIVTIVAVLGTTITPYCFFWQSSQEAEDERVDSRAHPLLEAPEEASAEIGRIRLDTYLGMGLSNLISLFIIVTTAATLHFHGITDIQTSAQAAEALRPIAGVFTFAVFAAGIIGIGLLAVPVLAGSAAYALGEAMGWTTGLDRRPLEAKAFYGTIGVATVVGVLINFVDIDPIRALFWAAVLNGVVAVPLMVVIMIMAMQERIMGKFTLPRMLWAMGWLSTTVMAVAVAIMFATW